A stretch of Halomonas elongata DSM 2581 DNA encodes these proteins:
- a CDS encoding GIY-YIG nuclease family protein codes for MKSGSVEDAESVESAASRQWHLYMIETASGALYTGITTDVERRLAEHRTGRGAKALRGKGPLHLVYQQVVGNRGEALRLEAGVKRMSAQGKRRWVAERRVDA; via the coding sequence TGTGGAGGATGCCGAGAGTGTGGAGAGTGCAGCCTCTCGGCAGTGGCATCTCTACATGATCGAGACGGCCAGTGGCGCGCTCTACACCGGCATCACCACCGATGTCGAGCGGCGTCTCGCCGAGCATCGAACGGGACGTGGCGCCAAGGCGCTGCGTGGCAAGGGCCCCTTGCATCTGGTATATCAGCAGGTTGTGGGGAATCGCGGCGAAGCGCTGCGACTCGAAGCCGGCGTCAAGCGGATGTCGGCACAGGGCAAGCGGCGCTGGGTGGCGGAGCGCCGCGTGGACGCCTGA